Proteins from a single region of Runella sp. SP2:
- a CDS encoding LytTR family DNA-binding domain-containing protein yields MFTTLLIDDEPIALGRLKRLLAQFDDLIEVVDEALNGLEGIQKIETLRPNLLFLDIEMPQMTGFEMLSRLSYMPMVVFVTAYDQYAIKAFEENSIDYLLKPVEKERLAKTMDKLRNLRPEQEPTLSQESLRQLIGSMVPKKEMHSISVKSGDKILFVPLSDISFFQAEDKYVLLNTVDNKQYLMSYTIASLEEKLPSNFVRVSRSTIVNSAKIREMERYFTGKYMIVMLDQKQSKIESGSAYQENVKRLMEF; encoded by the coding sequence ATGTTTACTACCCTTCTTATCGACGACGAACCCATTGCCTTAGGGCGTCTCAAACGTTTATTGGCACAGTTTGACGACCTCATTGAGGTGGTTGACGAAGCCCTAAACGGCCTCGAAGGCATTCAAAAAATTGAAACGCTACGCCCCAATTTACTTTTTCTGGACATCGAAATGCCCCAAATGACGGGTTTTGAGATGCTATCACGGCTGTCGTATATGCCTATGGTCGTTTTCGTGACCGCCTACGACCAGTACGCTATCAAAGCCTTTGAAGAAAATTCCATTGATTATTTGCTCAAGCCCGTTGAAAAAGAACGTTTGGCCAAAACGATGGACAAACTCCGAAACCTACGTCCCGAACAAGAACCAACACTCAGCCAAGAAAGCCTCAGGCAACTCATCGGAAGCATGGTACCGAAGAAAGAAATGCACTCTATTTCGGTCAAAAGCGGCGATAAAATCTTGTTTGTCCCGCTGTCGGACATTAGTTTTTTTCAGGCCGAAGACAAGTACGTGCTACTCAATACCGTCGATAATAAACAATATTTGATGAGCTATACCATTGCCAGTTTAGAAGAAAAACTACCGTCAAATTTTGTCAGAGTAAGCCGCTCAACGATTGTAAATAGCGCCAAAATCAGGGAGATGGAGCGGTATTTTACGGGCAAATACATGATTGTAATGCTTGATCAAAAACAAAGCAAAATCGAGTCGGGCAGCGCCTACCAAGAAAATGTAAAACGCCTGATGGAATTTTAA